TCCGGATTTGGTGACAAAGCTAAGTGGCTTGGCAATCTTGCTTAAGAAGGCAAAGTGTTATGATGAGGCATTATTTTTGCATAAAAGGGCTTTAGCGATATTGCTCGATCGGCTTGGTGCTGATAATGTTGATGTTGCGAAATCTATAAATAATATTGGGATAGTGCTGCAAGAAATGGGAAGATATGAGGAGGCGAAACTGCATTTTCTAGATGCAATAAAAATATTAGAAAAACGGTATGTTTTTAATTATCCCGATACCAAAATCGTTCGAGAGAATCTCGACATTCTTTTGCAGCTGATGCAAGACGACAAAAAGTGACTCGACAATACCAGATATCAAAATCCATCCAACCAACCCCAATCTACCCATGACCTCAACCTTTGTCATCCTTCTGCTCGTCCTACTCATCGCCGCGCTCGGATTCCTGCTTCTGCGCAGCCAGCGGGAGTCGAGTGCGCTTTCGGTTGAGAATGCGCGGTTGGCGGCGGAGGTGGCGCATGAGCGGGAGCGGGGAGCGTCCGTAGCTGAAGCCCGGCGGGCGGATGAGGCGCGGTTGGAGGCGGCGATGGAGAATCTGGCGAACCGGATCGTGGAGGAGCGGGGCGCGGCGCTTTCGGAGCAGCACCGGCAGCGGCTCGACGGGCTTCTGGAGCCGTTTCGGTTGCAGCTCGACTCGTTCCGGCAGCGTGTCGATGAGGTGCATCGCAGCGACACGGAGCTGTCGGCGCGGCTGCTCGAACAGGTGCGGCAGCTTCAGGAGCTGAACCACCAGGTGAGCGACGAGGCCAACAACCTGGCGCGGGCCATCAAGGGGGAGAGCAAGAAGCAGGGGGACTGGGGCGAGCTGATTGTCGAGCGGCTGCTGGAGGCCTCGGGACTCGTGAAGGGGCGCGAATACACCGTTCAGGAGAGCGACCGAACGGAGGATGGGCGGTTCGTGCGGCCTGACTTCATGGTGCACCTGCCGGGCGAAAAGGCGGTGGTGGTCGATGCCAAAGTGTCGCTCACCGCCTACGAGCGCTGGTGCGGCGAGGAGCACGAGGCGCGACGCAGCGAGGCGTTGCGCGAGCATGTGCAGTCGGTGCGGCGGCACGTCGCCGAGCTGGAGCGCAAGGACTACGCGGCGCTCCGGGGCAACCGTACGCTCGACTTCGTCATCATGTGCATCCCGCTCGAACCGGCGTATCAGGCGGCGATGCAGGCCGATACGTCGCTCTTCTACGATCTGGCGGGGCGGAACGTCGTCGTCACCGGCCCGGCGACGCTCATGATTACGCTGCGCCTCATCGCGCAGATCTGGCGGCGCGAGAACGAGAACCGCAACGCCGAGCTGATCGCCGACAAGGCGGGCCGCATCTATGACCAGGTGGTGCTGGTCGCCGAAGCGATGACCGATGCCCGCCGCAAGCTCTCCGGCGTCTCGGAGAGCTTCGACCTCGCCATGAAGCGCCTCACCGAAGGCCGCGGCAACCTCGCCGGACGCGCCGAGGAGATTCGCAAACTCGGCGCGAAAGTCTCGAAGCGGTTGCCGCAAGAGTTAATGGATAATGAACAATTGATAATTGATAATGAATCGTAGGGGCATCCCGACAAGTCGGGATGCCCGTGATTGGCAGTGTTTTTTGTGGACGAAGTGGACGCTGTGGACTTTGTGGACAAAGATTTACAGACGCAACTGGCTTTTTGTGGGTTTTTTGGAAAAGAGCTTTACAAAACAAAGCACCTGTGCGGTTGCAAAATTTTGCCATGAAAACCGTGCGTTTTCACTGCCCGGCGCTTGGCGCTCCCGGTGGCGGTTCCTACATTGTTCATTATCAATTATCAACTCTCCCTTTATCCCTTGTCTTTAAGAATCCTTCATACCTCCGACTGGCATCTCGGGCGGTCGCTGTTCGGGCGGAGCCGCCTGCATGAGTTCGAGGCGTTTCTCGACTGGCTGGCGGGAACCGTCGAGTCGCGCGGCATCGAGGTGCTCGTCGTGGCGGGCGATATTTTCGACACCACCACGCCCGGCAACGCCACGCAGAAGCTCTACTATCAATTCCTGAACCGCATCGCCCTCACGCCTGGATCGCCGTGCCGACACGTCGTCATCACGAGCGGCAACCACGATTCGCCCACCTTTCTCGATGCGCCGAAGGAGCTGCTGCGCTCGTTCGACGTGCATGTGCTTGGCGCGGTGACGGGCGAACTGGCGGACGAGGTGCGCGTACTCTTCGACCGGCAGGGAAGTCCCGAAGCGATTGTCTGCGCGGTGCCGTTCCTGCGGGATCGCGACATTCGCACGGTCGAGCCGGGGGAGAGTCTGGAGGACAAAATCCGCAAGCTCTCCGACGGTGTCTCGCTGCACTACGCCGAGATTGCGCGGATTGCCGCCGAACGCCGCCGGAGCCTCGGCGAACAGATTCCGGTGATCGCGATGGGCCACCTCTTCACGGCGGGGTGCGTCACGAGCGAGGATGACGGCGTACGTGAAATTTACGCCGGAGCGCTTTCGATTGTCTGCTCGACCGCCTTTCCGCCTGTCTTTGACTACGTTGCCCTCGGCCACATGCACGTACCGCAACGGGTTGACAAAACGGAACATATGCGCTATTGCGGCTCGCCGATTCCGATGGGATTCGGCGAAGCGAAGCAGCAGAAGCTGGTGCTTCAGGTTGATTTCGAGGGGCGCGAGCCGACCGTCACGGAGATCGAAATTCCCCGCTTCCAGCCGCTCGAACGGCTCGCCGGGAGCCTCGACGAACTGAGCGCCGCCATTGCCGCGCTGCGGTCGGCGGGCAGCAACGCCTGGCTGGAGATCGACTATCGCGGTGACGAAGCGCCCGCGACGGTGCAGGAGGCGATGGAGCAGGCGGTCGCGGGATCGCTGCTCGAAATCCGGCGCATCCGCAACAACCGTCCGCTCCAGCAGGCGCTGCGCCACTCCGCGGCGGACGAGACGCTCCAGCAGCTCGACCCCGAAGCGGTTTTCAACCGCTGCCTCGAAGCGTACGGCACGGACGAATCCCTCCGCCCCGCGCTCGTCGAGAGCTACCGCGAGGTGCTTCGCTCGATCCGCGAAGAGGACGTGATGGCCGAGGAGACGAAATCATGATTATCCAGAAGCTCCGTTTCGCCAATCTGAACTCGCTGCAAGGGGAGTGGGAGATCGATTTCACCCGGCCCGACTATCTTTCGGACGGGCTGTTTGCCATCACCGGCCCCACCGGATCGGGCAAAAGCACCATTCTCGACGCCATTTGCCTCGCGCTCTACGGCCAGACGCCGCGCCTCGGGCGGATCACCAAAAGCAGCAACGAAATCATGTCGCGCCATGCGGGGGACTGCTTCGCCGAGGTGACCTTCGCGACGGCTTCCGGCGCGTACCGCTGCCACTGGAGCCAGCACCGCTCCCGCCACAAGCGCGGCGGCGAGTTGCAGGCGCAGAAGCATGAGATTTCCGACGCGGCGTCGGGCGCGGTTATCCAGACAAAATTGCAGGAGACGTTGCTGGAAGTCGAGGCGCGAACCGGCATGGACTTCGACCGCTTCACCCGTTCGATGCTGCTCGCCCAGGGCGCGTTTGCGAAGTTTTTGCTGGCGGACGCCGACGAGCGCGCTCCCGTGCTCGAACAGATCACCGGCACGGTACTTTACTCGACTATTTCGATGAAGGTGCACGAGCGGCGGCGCGACGAGCAGGCGCGGCTCGACCGGATTCAGCTCGAATGCGAGGGCATCCGCCTTTTGAGCGAGGAGGAGCTGCGAGTGCTCGAAAACGAGCGAGCGGAGCGCATCGAAACGGAACACGAGTTGAACGCCGAGTTCGAAAGCGACTCGGCGGCGCTGCGCTGGCTTCAGGAGATCGCCCGTCTCGAAGAGTTGCTCGCGGCCATCGGCGGCGAAGCAACGGCGCTCGACGTCGAGCGCGAGGCGTTTCGGCCGGACGCGGAGCGGCTCCGGCTTGCCCGCAACGCCGCCGCCGTCGAACCGCTGCACGCCGTGCTGACGCTGAAACGGGCGCAGTTGCAGCGTGACAGCGATGAACTTGCCGCCCGG
This genomic window from Chlorobaculum limnaeum contains:
- a CDS encoding DNA recombination protein RmuC, which gives rise to MTSTFVILLLVLLIAALGFLLLRSQRESSALSVENARLAAEVAHERERGASVAEARRADEARLEAAMENLANRIVEERGAALSEQHRQRLDGLLEPFRLQLDSFRQRVDEVHRSDTELSARLLEQVRQLQELNHQVSDEANNLARAIKGESKKQGDWGELIVERLLEASGLVKGREYTVQESDRTEDGRFVRPDFMVHLPGEKAVVVDAKVSLTAYERWCGEEHEARRSEALREHVQSVRRHVAELERKDYAALRGNRTLDFVIMCIPLEPAYQAAMQADTSLFYDLAGRNVVVTGPATLMITLRLIAQIWRRENENRNAELIADKAGRIYDQVVLVAEAMTDARRKLSGVSESFDLAMKRLTEGRGNLAGRAEEIRKLGAKVSKRLPQELMDNEQLIIDNES
- a CDS encoding exonuclease SbcCD subunit D C-terminal domain-containing protein: MSLRILHTSDWHLGRSLFGRSRLHEFEAFLDWLAGTVESRGIEVLVVAGDIFDTTTPGNATQKLYYQFLNRIALTPGSPCRHVVITSGNHDSPTFLDAPKELLRSFDVHVLGAVTGELADEVRVLFDRQGSPEAIVCAVPFLRDRDIRTVEPGESLEDKIRKLSDGVSLHYAEIARIAAERRRSLGEQIPVIAMGHLFTAGCVTSEDDGVREIYAGALSIVCSTAFPPVFDYVALGHMHVPQRVDKTEHMRYCGSPIPMGFGEAKQQKLVLQVDFEGREPTVTEIEIPRFQPLERLAGSLDELSAAIAALRSAGSNAWLEIDYRGDEAPATVQEAMEQAVAGSLLEIRRIRNNRPLQQALRHSAADETLQQLDPEAVFNRCLEAYGTDESLRPALVESYREVLRSIREEDVMAEETKS